Genomic segment of Acidimicrobiia bacterium:
GCCGTTGTTCGACAGGATGATGTCGACAAGGTTCTTCCCGATGTCGTGGACATCTCCTTGTACGGTGGCCAGCACGATGCTCCCGCGGTCGGCCGATTCGATCCGGTCGAGGTGTGGCTCGAGGTACCGAACGGCGGCCTTCATGGTTTGGGCGGACCGGAGAACGAAGGGAAGCTGCATCTGTCCCGTCCCGAACAGTTCGCCGACGATTCTCATACCTGCGAGGAGCTGATCGTTGATGATGTCGATCGCAGCACAAGAACCCAGTGCTTCATCGAGGTCGGCTTGGAGGCCTCCTGCGTTGCCGGTCACGATCCGCTTCTCGAGCCGATCTGAGACACCGAGCCCTTCGAGCGGATCAACCGTGTTCGTCTCGGTGGTGACACCTTCGAACATTTCGAGCAAGGCCGCCAGCGGGTCATACTCGGCAGTGCGCCGGTTGTGGATCAGGTCGAGACAGACCGCCTGTTGGTCGGGTGGAATCTCGGTGAGCTGGGTGATCTTGCCTGCGTGGATGATTGCTGCGTCGAGGCCCACTTCCACGCATTCGTGCAGGAACATCGAGTTGAGCACGCGACGGGCTGCAGGCTTGAGACCAAACGACACATTCGACACGCCAAGCACCGTTGCGACACCCGGGAGTTCCGCTTTGATCCTCTGGATCGCCTCAATGGTTGCTACGGCGTCGTCACGAAGGTCCTTGTCACCGGTCGATAGTGGAAATGTCAGCGCATCGAATATGAGATCTTCTGGTGCGAGCCCGTATCGGCTCAGGGCGAGATCGTGGATCCGATGCGCCACTTCCATCTTCCATGCAAGATCGCGCGCTTGGCCGCGCTCGTCGATGAGGAGGCAGATCACCGCTGATCCGTGCTCGGTTGCGAGGCGCATCACACGGTCGAACCGCGAGCCTTCTTCTTCCCCGTCCTCAAGATTCGCCGAATTGAGGACGCAACGGCCGCCGATCCGTTCGAGAGCGGCTCGCATCACCTCGGGTTCCGTGGAGTCGATGGCGATGGGAGCCGTGATCTCGGTTGCGAAGCGCTGTGCGAGCGAGTCGATGTCGACGGTCCCATCTCTCCCGACATAGTCGACACACAGATCCACGAGGTGGGCACCCTCAGCGACCTGACCCTCGCCGATCGCGATGCAGGTATCGGTGTCGCCGTCGAGCATCGCCTCGCGGAACGCTTTCGATCCGTTGGCATTCGTGCGCTCCCCGATGATCAGGATCGAAGCGTCCTGGTGGATCGGGACGGGCGAATAGGTCGAGGACAGCGATGGGATGTGTTCGGGCTGTCGGCTCGCTGGTTCGAGCGGTCGGATGTGCTCGACAAGCGTTGCTATGTACTCAGGTGTCGTACCGCAGCAACCCCCGACGATCCCAACTCCGTACTCGGTGACGAAGGTTGCCAGATGTGACGCCATGTCGCTCGCACCAAGGTCGTAGTGCATTTCCCCGGCGACGACACTCGGCAAACCCGCGTTCGGAATGATGCTGAGGGGTAGGGATGCGTATCTGCTGAGATACCGGACCGCTTCGTACATCTCAACCGGCCCTGTTGCACAGTTCAGACCGATCACATCGGGTCCAAGAGCCTCGATGGACGCGACGGCGGCACCGATTTCGGTCCCGGGAAGCATCCGACCGGTGGTTTCGATGGTGACCTGGGTTTGGATCGGGAGGTCCTGTCGTGCGGTGCGGAGCGCTCGTCGTGCACCGTTGATTGCCGCTTTCACCGAGAGCAGATCGAACTGTGTTTCGATAATGAGGAGGTCAACACCACCATCGATGAGTCCGGAAGCCTCGACCTCGTAGGCGTCGCGTAGCTCGGCGTATGAGATTTGCCCGAGTGTCGGAAACTTCGTCCCCGGTCCGATTGAGCCCGCGACGAAGCGGTCACCGTAGCGGTCGGCTGCGGACCGGGCGATCGTTGCAGCGGCAGCGGCGATGTCGTATGCCCGATCCGCCAAGCCGTACTCGCCGAGCGGTACCGAGAAGGCCCCGAAGCTGTTCGTCTCGACAACATCCGCCCCGACATCGAGGTATGCACAATGGAGGCGATCCACGACATCGGGACGCGTCAGGTTCAGGATCTCGTTGCAGCCTTCGAGATCGGGGCCTCCGAAGTCGTCTGCGGTCAGCTCCTGGCCTTGAAGCCATGTTCCCGTTGCGCCGTCGAACACGACGACGCGTCGGCCAACGGTGTCGAGGTAACTCACCATCGAAGCGCCCCGTGGTGGGTATTGCGCTGTGGCGACGCTGTGGCCATCGCGGTTCCTCTCTCGAAACGCTCATGGCGCATCGAGCGGTGCACCGCCCGTGTCCCATCGATCAGGCATTGGCACCGTGCGTGACGCCGGTTGCCGCGGTTTCATCGGGCCTGTCCCTCCACCGCTCAGGATGAGCGCTTCGTGAAAGGACATTAGCCGCACGGTGCCTGCGTTCGGCGGCGCGACGGTACCGTCAGTTACTCGTTCGTCACGGTGTCGTCGCAGACGAGCGTCACATCGGTATCGGCGGCCTCGGCGGCTGCAACGCCGGACGCTACGACGAACCGCAGCAAATCGCGAGAAGGGCAACGCTTTACGACATCAGCGCTTGTATTCCATACCTTCAACAGGATCGGGGAGGGAATCCCGTCAGATCCTTCGATGGCTCGAAGGCCGAGGTCGGCGACCTCGGCGTCCACGAGGGCGTGGATGTCGAACGGTGTGAGCTGTTCCTGTTCCTCTTGGAGCGACGCGATCGCCTGTTTCTTGCGTTCGGATTGTCGTCGTGACAGGGCGATTGCCCACGCGACGAATGCAACGATGCCTGCGATCACGAACCAAATCACCATATGTGCTACTCCTCGTCCGTGTCGAGCCGCCATCCGCGGTTGATATCGTCGCTGCCCGGCCGTCGCCTGATCTCGATTTCCACGAATTCAAGCAACTCCGATCCCTCGGACACAACCGAACCCGTCTCGCTGGCCGGCACCGCGACCGTCACGCCGGGTGAGAGACCATGCGGAAGCGTCCCGATCGTCGCCGTTCCCGTCCCCGACACGATCACCAGCCGGCGCTCGTGTGGCGACGGCTCAATGCGGTGAGGAGTGGATCCGGCGAGCCGATGCGTTGCCGGGTTCCGGGTGACGCCTTCGACTTCCGGTCGTCCGGCCGCCGTGAGTTCGTCAACGACATCTTTGACTGACTGGGTATCGTCCATCGCGGCGACGAGGACCGCGTCAGCGGTCTCGACGATGACAAGCCGTTCGGTTCCCACAGCTGCGACGAGCCGTGAGTCGGCTGAGATCAGCGAGTTCTTCGCTCCCACGGTGATCACATCGCCCGACAGCACATTCCCGTCGGTGTCGTGGTCGGCGATGTCCCACAGCGATGTCCACGAACCGACATCACTCCAGCCGGGATCGGTGGGAACGACCGCCGCTCTCGCGGTGTGCTCCATGACGGCGTAGTCGATCGAATCACCGGAGATGGCGGAGAACTCGGCGGCTCCGAGCGCGATGCCCGCGGGCGTGTGAACCGAAGCGTCCCATGCGGCCGCAGTTCCAGCGGCGATCTCGGGTGCGTGTTGTTCGATCTCCTCGAGCCAGACCGATGCTCTGAACAGGAACATCCCTGAATTCCAGAGATAGGTTCCGGAAGCGAGGTAGCTCGCCGCCGTTGCCTCGTCCGGCTTCTCCCTGAATTCGGATGCCGTACGGACATCCTCCGTGACACGGTCGCCGACCCGTATGTAGCCGTATCCGGTTTCAGGGCGGCTCGGCGAGATCCCGAATGTCACGAGATACCCCTCGTTCGCGGCGACGACGGCGTGCGTGACGGCCTCAGCGAACGCGGCTTCGTTGCTGATGACATGGTCGGAAGGCAGGACGAGCATGAGGGGATCGGTACCGTCGGTCGTGACTGCGAGGGCGGCAGCGGTGACCGCTGGCGCGGTGTTCCGCCCAACCGGTTCGAGGATGATCGTAGGGTTGTCGATTCCCGCTTCTTCCAGTTCGACAGCGATGGCCCCGGCATGGTCCTCGTTGGTGACAACGACGGGACCCGAACGGCCGAGTGCCTTCGCTCGTCGAGCGGTTGCTCCGATCATGGTTCGGTTCCCGATCAGAGCGAGCAGCTGCTTCGGCCGCGATCGGCGGGATGCGGGCCACATGCGGGTCCCCATCCCACCTGAGAGGATGATGGGCACGATGGGGGATTCGTCGGGGCTCATGGCTCAGGAATGTACCGGCGTTGGTTCGCGAGGCGAAGGATCAGGGACTCGTCTCGTTCCGATGGGGCGTGTCCCTGATCGTCGCGACCAGATGGGCCAGATGGTCGTGCGCGGTTGCGCTGCCGAATCCCGTGATCACATCGCCTGCCCTGATGATCGACTTGCCGTGGGGAACCATTACCGAGGCACTCCGACGGATCGATACGAGCACGCTGTCGGACGGCCACTCGATGTCGGCAACGGTGCGATTCGCCGCAACGGAGTTCTCCGGCACCGAGACCTCGAAGAAGTCGGCGCCTGGCTGTGACCGGATCCGTTTGCGTTCCCGGTACAGCTCACGCCCGGTGGCCATCGACAGTGCCGAGTCATAGGCATCCACCACAGATGCCCTCCGGAACATGCCAACAACCTCCCGTTTGTTGACGGCGGACACGACCGGGAGACGGCCGACACCGAGGGAAGACATGCGTGTGAGGGCGTCCGACACACGAGCGTCGGGTGTGACCGTGATCACATCGGGTGACATTGCTTCGACCACCGTGAGCGACCTGCTCGGCCCGCCCGCATCTGCAATGTCGGACAGGGTGAGAATCCCGACGAGCTCTTCCCGATCGTTGAGAATCGGCGCCCCGTGATGTGATGACACATCGAAGAACTCGGCAGCCTCGGCCAGTGTGTTCCACGGTCTGAGGACCTCATCGAGGGGTTGCATGACCGACCGCACCTCAACGGTGTCGAGGAGGTCGATGTCCTCGTTCTTGGGAAGGGTGATACCGCGTCGCCGCAGCGGCATGGTGTATGCGGAGTCGGGATGGAACCGATCGCTCGCAAAGGTGGCGAGGGCGGCGCCGAGCATCAACGGCAGGACCAGCTCGTAGTTGCCCGTCAACTCGAACACGATGATGACCGAGGTGATGGGCGCTCTCGCGATCGTCGCGAGCGCACATGCCATCCCGACGATGGCAAATGCGCCGGGCTTCAGGTCGCTGATCGTCCAGATGGGCTCGACGAGGATCGCAAAGCCGGCGCCGACCGCACCTCCGATGACAAGACTCGGCATCAGCGAACCGGCGGAGCCGCCTCCCCACCGTGTCAACCCCGAGGTGACCATCTTGGCGACCGCGATCACGAGGAGCGTGATGGCACCGAGGGAGATCTGGTCAGCAGATTCAAGGGCGAGCAATCCTGAAAGGAAATCCCGACCTGTACCGAGCGACTCGGGCCAGAGCACGCCGAGTCCCGCGACGACGACTCCTGCGACGAGCGGCTTGACCCAGCGAGGAAGCGGTCGGGGAATGGTCAGCGCTGCCGTTGTGTCGAGCGTGCGTAGGTACAAGAGTCCGAAGGCGACGGTGAGGACCGCGAGGGCGACATAGAGGGCGAGTTCGGCGAAGCTGCCGAGCTCGTGGGGCGGCGAAGTCAAGAAGAGCTCCTCGCCGAGCAGGAGATGGCTCGTCACGGCGGCCCCGACCGATGCGATCACGACCGCATTGAGGTGGCGGATCGCGTACGAACCGAGGATCACCTCCATCGCGAACAGCATGCCAGCGATCGGTGCGTTGAAACTCGCGCCGATCCCCGCACCGGCACCCGCCGCGACGAGGCTGCGGATCTTGTCGTGATCGAAGTGCGTGTATCGAGCGAACGATGAGCCGATGGCGGCACCGATGAGGACGATCGGGCCCTCGCGTCCTCCGGATCCTCCGGTACCGAGAACCGCCGCCGTCGCGACGGTCTTCGTTGGGACGAGTCGGGTCGGGAGGTAGCCTCCGTGGAGGCTGAGACCGAGCATCGTTTCGGTCACACCGCCACCGGAGATCCCCGGCCCCCAGGTGCGGTTGATCAACCACGAGACCATGATCCCGATGGGGATCGTGACGAACACGACGGCCCGCTCCCAGGTTGCCCAGTTCGACAGTTCTCTCGTCAGCGACTCGACTCCGTCGATCCCCCAGGCGAGGATCGCGGTGGCGAGACCCACCATGATGCCGAGCAGCACCGACGCGAGGAGAAAGGCGGCGGCGCCCCTGCCTTGGAGCATCGTCTGGATTCGCCGGAGAAACCGCTTCACATCGGCACGGTACCGGTCTGGTGTTGCATCAGCACACTTCCGGGAACTCGGATGGGCACTACGGTGTTGTACTGACATGTTCCCACGGAAGTCGCACAGCACGCCCCAATCCGAATCAGCTCTCGAAGGGAGGAAGGACCCTGTTCCGATCAGCGGAATCCACTTCGTCGACGAGTCGTCGATGGTTCCACCCTTCCCTGATGGAACCGAGGTGATCTCGTTCGGCATGGGGTGCTTTTGGGGAGCTGAACGCATCTTCTGGCAGCTCCCGGGAGTCGTCACGACCGCTGTCGGCTACCAGGGCGGTTCGACCCCGAACCCGACCTATGAGGAGGTCTGCTCGGGGAGAACCGGGCACGCCGAGGTGGTCCGGGTTGTCTACGACCCGGCCGAGACACCACTCGAGCTCCTGTTGAAGCACTTCTGGGAGCAGCACGATCCGACGACGCTCAACCGGCAGGGGAACGACAGAGGAACCCAGTACCGGTCCGCCATCTACTGGACGACACCGGACCAGCAGGCCGCCGCTGAGGCTTCACGCGATGCCTATCAGGCCGGGCTGCGCGATTCCGGTTTCGGGACCATCACCACCGAGATCGAACAGGCGGGGCCGTTCTACTACGCCGAGGAGTACCACCAGCAGTACCTCGCCAAGAACCCTGGGGGCTACTGCAACCACGGCTTCTGTCAGATCGCGTACCCGGCGACCTGATCGCACGCTGGCTTCGTTGCGGGCGCCGCGGTGCTGTGGCTAGATGAACATCGTTTGAGCGCCGTCGATGATCTCGATGAAGTCGCTCACATTCAGGATCCCGTCGAGCTCGTCGATCATGTCCTCCTCGTCAAGGTCGAACATGTCCACGGACATCTTGCATGCCCACAGGTGGCACCCCATGTCGGACAGGTGCCGCAAGAACGCTGGCACATCGGGGATATCGAGGGCCTCCATCTGCTTGCGCATCCGGCTCGTTGCCATCGCGGTCACGCCGGGGAGTGGCGTGAGCGCCATCGGCATGTGCGTTGCCGTATTGCCGACAGGCGTGAACTTGAGATGACCCATGGTCTCCTTGTTGATCATGTCCATGCCCCAGAAGGTGAAGAAGATGTGTGTCTCGACACCTTGTTCAAGCGCTCCCGAAGCCATGATCAGCGCGGGGTATGCCATGTCGAGCGTCCCCTTGGAGCACACGAACGCGATCTTGCGACCCTCGTCGTCATCGCCGAAGTCCGGAATGGTGACCGCGGCAGTTTCAGTGGTGGTCATGCATCCTCCTTTCAGATGCAGCCGACCGGCTTGGGAAGTCCGGCGACATACGCCATCTTCCGGGCCGGCTTCTTCGGGAACAGGGTGAACAGTTCCTTGGTCGGTACGGCCCCGACCGTCGAGACCCGGCGCAGGGTCGGGGTCTCGCCGCGCTCCGCGTAGTCCTCCCGGAGGAACTGCAGGACCGCCCAGTGCCGATCGGTGAGTTCATCGATTCCGATCTGGGCTGCGAGCTCTCGCGCAAGCGTCTCGTCCCACTCGTCGTACTCGGTCATGAATCCCTCGGCGTCGATGTGAACCTCGCGGTCCGCTATTGCGGTGATTGGCATTGGGAACCTCCATGTGTGTCGGTGGCGGTCATTGGTATGGCGCTCACGATGGTTCTGTCACCTTTCCCGCCATCGACATCTCGCTCGAGACGGGAAGGTGTCGTCCGGGGAGCAGCAGATGCCAGTACATCCAGCGGAAGGCGAGCTTTCCGAGATGGTTCACCCTCGACTCCTCGAGAAGGGAGAACGGACCGATCCCCGGCACCGGATACTTCCCAGGAAGGGGTTGGGTCTTGTAGTTGAAGTCGATGAGCATCGCCTTGTCGTGACCGGTCTCGATGTAGCAGTTGGCGTGCCCGTCGAATTCGTGGGTCAGCGGAAGGCCAAGGAGATGGTCGACGAAGTTGGGGATGAAGGTTTCCATCGCAAAATGCGCAACTGACCCGGCCTTGGATGTGGGGAGGCTCGCAGCGTCACCGATTGCGAAGATGTTCGGATGATCGGTGGACTGGAAGGTCCCTGGATCGACGCGCACATGGTTGAGTTCATCACCGATGCCTGCGTCGCCGACAAACGGCGCCCCCATGTTGATGGGGACCGTCACAAGGAGGTCGTACGGAACGACGCGCTCGTCGTACGAGATGAGCTGCCGTGCTTGTGGGTCGATCCGCTCGAGGTAGAAGTCGGGCTCAAGGTCGATCCCCCGTTGTTCGAACATGTCGCCCAGCTGTTCGGAAGCGACCGGCTTGGTGAAGACGCTGCTCATCGGGGTGACATACACGATGTCGACCTTGTCCCTGACACCAAGGTCGGTGAAGTGGGCGTCGGCGAGGAAGGCGAATTCGAGCGGTGCCACCGGGCACTTGATCGGCATCTCGATGAGGTTGACCACGAGACGACCTTCCGAGAACTCCGAGAGGGCATCACGAAGTGCCACCGCGCTGTCGAGACGGTAGAAATCGTGGATCGTCCGACCGTATTCGGTGGAATCGAGGCCGGGGGTTTCACTCAGTGTCGGGTGGGTGCCGGTAGCGATGATCAGCTGGTCGTAGCCGAGGACACGGCCGTCGGCGAGGGTGACAGTGCCGCTGTTGGGATCGAGGGCTTCGACAGCACCGCTCACATAGTCGATTCCGTCGCGGAGGAAGTCCGCTGTCGGCCTGACCACATCAGCAGCGTCGTAGGTCCCGAACGGAATGAACAGGAACCCGGGTTGGTAGTAGTGGACAGGATCCTGATCCACCACCGTGATCGGATAGGTCGGCGCGAGCTCCTTACGGAGGAGGTTGGCGGCCATCGTCCCTGCCGTACCTGCGCCCAAGATGAGTATCCGCTGCACGCTGCCATCCCTTTCTGCCATGCAACGCGAGGATAGCACTTTGTGAAGTATTTCACAAGAGCAGGGAACCCATGGTTTTCGGTCGCGATCTACCTCCTGTCCCGTCCCAAGACCATTCGACGACACCATCCGG
This window contains:
- a CDS encoding TusE/DsrC/DsvC family sulfur relay protein, which gives rise to MPITAIADREVHIDAEGFMTEYDEWDETLARELAAQIGIDELTDRHWAVLQFLREDYAERGETPTLRRVSTVGAVPTKELFTLFPKKPARKMAYVAGLPKPVGCI
- a CDS encoding mannose-1-phosphate guanylyltransferase/mannose-6-phosphate isomerase, yielding MSPDESPIVPIILSGGMGTRMWPASRRSRPKQLLALIGNRTMIGATARRAKALGRSGPVVVTNEDHAGAIAVELEEAGIDNPTIILEPVGRNTAPAVTAAALAVTTDGTDPLMLVLPSDHVISNEAAFAEAVTHAVVAANEGYLVTFGISPSRPETGYGYIRVGDRVTEDVRTASEFREKPDEATAASYLASGTYLWNSGMFLFRASVWLEEIEQHAPEIAAGTAAAWDASVHTPAGIALGAAEFSAISGDSIDYAVMEHTARAAVVPTDPGWSDVGSWTSLWDIADHDTDGNVLSGDVITVGAKNSLISADSRLVAAVGTERLVIVETADAVLVAAMDDTQSVKDVVDELTAAGRPEVEGVTRNPATHRLAGSTPHRIEPSPHERRLVIVSGTGTATIGTLPHGLSPGVTVAVPASETGSVVSEGSELLEFVEIEIRRRPGSDDINRGWRLDTDEE
- the metH gene encoding methionine synthase, whose product is MVSYLDTVGRRVVVFDGATGTWLQGQELTADDFGGPDLEGCNEILNLTRPDVVDRLHCAYLDVGADVVETNSFGAFSVPLGEYGLADRAYDIAAAAATIARSAADRYGDRFVAGSIGPGTKFPTLGQISYAELRDAYEVEASGLIDGGVDLLIIETQFDLLSVKAAINGARRALRTARQDLPIQTQVTIETTGRMLPGTEIGAAVASIEALGPDVIGLNCATGPVEMYEAVRYLSRYASLPLSIIPNAGLPSVVAGEMHYDLGASDMASHLATFVTEYGVGIVGGCCGTTPEYIATLVEHIRPLEPASRQPEHIPSLSSTYSPVPIHQDASILIIGERTNANGSKAFREAMLDGDTDTCIAIGEGQVAEGAHLVDLCVDYVGRDGTVDIDSLAQRFATEITAPIAIDSTEPEVMRAALERIGGRCVLNSANLEDGEEEGSRFDRVMRLATEHGSAVICLLIDERGQARDLAWKMEVAHRIHDLALSRYGLAPEDLIFDALTFPLSTGDKDLRDDAVATIEAIQRIKAELPGVATVLGVSNVSFGLKPAARRVLNSMFLHECVEVGLDAAIIHAGKITQLTEIPPDQQAVCLDLIHNRRTAEYDPLAALLEMFEGVTTETNTVDPLEGLGVSDRLEKRIVTGNAGGLQADLDEALGSCAAIDIINDQLLAGMRIVGELFGTGQMQLPFVLRSAQTMKAAVRYLEPHLDRIESADRGSIVLATVQGDVHDIGKNLVDIILSNNGYRVHNLGIKVSIADMIEAFEEHRADAIGMSGLLVKSTLIMRDNLDELTRRGLDAIPVLLGGAALTRSYVEKDLAGRYAGDLIYGKDAFAGLAAMEWITGNGPKPVAPERFIPEVQGVKRQPATVPRRSPHIADDEPIPPAPFLGSRVVKGIPIDAITQYLNTTALLRNQWQYRPDKGEDDAAFKERMAPEIRARVASAQSRGLLHPQVVYGYFHASADGDDIVIWGDTDRTVEAARLSFPRQQETPWLCIADYFRPISDKATDVAAFQIVTMGPAISDEAHELFRKDRYEDYLKLHGIGVELTEALAECWHARVRSEFGIGQTDAPTMHGLFRQGYQGGRYSWGYPACPDLEDNLTVAELLDASRIGIKVGAQTGYQYQPEQTTSAIICHHRQAKYFIARKAKDSRADIG
- a CDS encoding DsrE/DsrF/DrsH-like family protein, whose product is MTTTETAAVTIPDFGDDDEGRKIAFVCSKGTLDMAYPALIMASGALEQGVETHIFFTFWGMDMINKETMGHLKFTPVGNTATHMPMALTPLPGVTAMATSRMRKQMEALDIPDVPAFLRHLSDMGCHLWACKMSVDMFDLDEEDMIDELDGILNVSDFIEIIDGAQTMFI
- a CDS encoding chloride channel protein, with the translated sequence MKRFLRRIQTMLQGRGAAAFLLASVLLGIMVGLATAILAWGIDGVESLTRELSNWATWERAVVFVTIPIGIMVSWLINRTWGPGISGGGVTETMLGLSLHGGYLPTRLVPTKTVATAAVLGTGGSGGREGPIVLIGAAIGSSFARYTHFDHDKIRSLVAAGAGAGIGASFNAPIAGMLFAMEVILGSYAIRHLNAVVIASVGAAVTSHLLLGEELFLTSPPHELGSFAELALYVALAVLTVAFGLLYLRTLDTTAALTIPRPLPRWVKPLVAGVVVAGLGVLWPESLGTGRDFLSGLLALESADQISLGAITLLVIAVAKMVTSGLTRWGGGSAGSLMPSLVIGGAVGAGFAILVEPIWTISDLKPGAFAIVGMACALATIARAPITSVIIVFELTGNYELVLPLMLGAALATFASDRFHPDSAYTMPLRRRGITLPKNEDIDLLDTVEVRSVMQPLDEVLRPWNTLAEAAEFFDVSSHHGAPILNDREELVGILTLSDIADAGGPSRSLTVVEAMSPDVITVTPDARVSDALTRMSSLGVGRLPVVSAVNKREVVGMFRRASVVDAYDSALSMATGRELYRERKRIRSQPGADFFEVSVPENSVAANRTVADIEWPSDSVLVSIRRSASVMVPHGKSIIRAGDVITGFGSATAHDHLAHLVATIRDTPHRNETSP
- a CDS encoding FAD/NAD(P)-binding oxidoreductase, with protein sequence MQRILILGAGTAGTMAANLLRKELAPTYPITVVDQDPVHYYQPGFLFIPFGTYDAADVVRPTADFLRDGIDYVSGAVEALDPNSGTVTLADGRVLGYDQLIIATGTHPTLSETPGLDSTEYGRTIHDFYRLDSAVALRDALSEFSEGRLVVNLIEMPIKCPVAPLEFAFLADAHFTDLGVRDKVDIVYVTPMSSVFTKPVASEQLGDMFEQRGIDLEPDFYLERIDPQARQLISYDERVVPYDLLVTVPINMGAPFVGDAGIGDELNHVRVDPGTFQSTDHPNIFAIGDAASLPTSKAGSVAHFAMETFIPNFVDHLLGLPLTHEFDGHANCYIETGHDKAMLIDFNYKTQPLPGKYPVPGIGPFSLLEESRVNHLGKLAFRWMYWHLLLPGRHLPVSSEMSMAGKVTEPS
- the msrA gene encoding peptide-methionine (S)-S-oxide reductase MsrA; this translates as MFPRKSHSTPQSESALEGRKDPVPISGIHFVDESSMVPPFPDGTEVISFGMGCFWGAERIFWQLPGVVTTAVGYQGGSTPNPTYEEVCSGRTGHAEVVRVVYDPAETPLELLLKHFWEQHDPTTLNRQGNDRGTQYRSAIYWTTPDQQAAAEASRDAYQAGLRDSGFGTITTEIEQAGPFYYAEEYHQQYLAKNPGGYCNHGFCQIAYPAT